In a genomic window of Cataglyphis hispanica isolate Lineage 1 chromosome 18, ULB_Chis1_1.0, whole genome shotgun sequence:
- the LOC126856412 gene encoding DNA-directed RNA polymerase III subunit RPC8 — MFVLAELKDTVRVLPSNFKYKLNDIVADELNRKLANKVYKDVGLCIVLHDITKIEESYIFPGDGASHTKVTFRFIVFRPWIEEILIGKVRSSSSEGVHVTLGFFEDIIIPPHKLQHPSHFNQTQQMWFWVYKTEDGTEHNLYMETGDAIRFRVVEEIFAEAPLPSTGNARDVGEETNNVAPYVLHGSIDEPGLGLLIWWKDV; from the exons atgtttgtGCTTGCGGAATTAAAAGATACTGTCAGGGTATTACCGAGCAACTTTAAATACAAACTAAATGATATTGTTGCTGACGAATTAAACAGAAAACTCGCTaataaa GTTTACAAGGATGTTGGTCTTTGCATTGTGTTGCATGATATTACGAAGATCGAAGAATCGTATATTTTTCCAGGAGACGGAGCTTCTCATACAAAAGtgacatttcgatttatcGTGTTTCGTCCATGGATAGAAGAAATATTGATAGGAAAAGTTCGTAGTTCTAGCTCCGAGGGTGTACATG TTACATTAGGATTCTttgaagatataattataccaCCACATAAATTACAACACCCATCACATTTTAATCAAACGCAACAAATGTGGTTTTGGGTATATAAGACTGAAGATGGAACGGAACATAACTTATATATGGAAACAG GAGATGCTATACGATTCAGAGTAGTGGAGGAGATTTTTGCAGAGGCACCTTTACCATCTACAGGTAATGCTCGTGATGTAGGTGAAGAAACCAATAATGTTGCACCATATGTCTTACAT